A section of the Caballeronia sp. M1242 genome encodes:
- a CDS encoding pyruvate, water dikinase regulatory protein: MPPSVFIVSDGTGITAETFAHSILAQFDQKFRLVRVPFVDSIDKAHATVEKINEAVSLDGRRPIVFTTLVDSASNEIVKRCNALVLDMFQTFIEPLEHELEIKSTHAMGRVHQNADTEEYKNRIEAINFSLAHDDGQSNRNLTEADVILVGVSRSGKTPTSLYLAMQYGVKAANYPLIPEDFERGKLPTPLLEHRDKMFGLSIDPQRLAEIRNERRPGSKYAALENCRYEINEAESMMKREGIKWLSSTHKSIEEIATTILQEIKPERPSYY; encoded by the coding sequence ATGCCGCCTTCCGTATTCATCGTTTCCGACGGTACCGGGATCACCGCCGAAACGTTCGCCCATTCGATCCTCGCCCAGTTCGACCAGAAATTCCGGCTCGTGCGCGTGCCGTTCGTCGATTCCATCGACAAGGCGCATGCCACCGTCGAGAAGATCAACGAAGCCGTGTCGCTCGACGGACGCCGTCCGATCGTGTTCACGACGCTCGTGGACAGCGCATCGAACGAGATCGTCAAGCGCTGCAACGCGCTCGTGCTCGACATGTTCCAGACGTTCATCGAGCCGCTCGAACACGAACTGGAAATCAAGTCGACGCACGCGATGGGCCGCGTACACCAAAACGCCGACACCGAGGAATACAAGAACCGCATCGAGGCGATCAACTTCTCGCTCGCGCACGACGACGGCCAGTCCAACCGCAATCTGACCGAAGCGGACGTGATTCTGGTGGGCGTGTCGCGCAGCGGCAAGACGCCGACGAGCCTCTACCTCGCGATGCAATACGGCGTGAAGGCTGCAAACTATCCGCTGATTCCGGAAGACTTCGAACGAGGCAAGCTGCCGACGCCGCTTCTGGAACATCGCGACAAGATGTTCGGCCTGTCTATCGACCCGCAGCGGCTCGCGGAAATTCGCAACGAGCGGCGCCCCGGCAGCAAGTACGCCGCGCTCGAAAATTGCCGCTACGAGATCAACGAAGCCGAGAGCATGATGAAGCGCGAAGGCATCAAGTGGCTGTCCTCGACGCATAAGTCGATCGAGGAAATCGCCACGACGATCCTTCAAGAGATCAAGCCGGAGCGGCCTTCCTATTATTGA
- a CDS encoding RNA methyltransferase, with protein MKSVTSRDNPLYKRLKALAGSTAQQRRSGHALLEGLHLAAAYLDTAGQPETCVVTEGALAHAEAREIVARIEEKRVIVLPDALFGQLSSVVHGVGMLLLVEKIETALPERVGETCVILDGIQDAGNVGSILRSAAAAGVGRVFCAPGTAYAWSSKVLRSGMGAHFLLEIFEDVDPAGLIARLDVPVTITDSHGAVAIYDCDLSSPVAWVFGNEGAGVSQVWRDAVTHRVTIPQPGGMESLNVAAAAAICLFEQCRQQR; from the coding sequence GTGAAATCCGTCACTTCGCGGGACAACCCGCTCTACAAGCGCCTGAAGGCGCTCGCCGGCTCGACGGCGCAGCAGCGGCGCAGCGGTCACGCGCTGCTCGAAGGTCTGCATCTCGCCGCTGCTTATCTGGACACTGCGGGCCAGCCGGAAACGTGTGTCGTCACCGAAGGCGCGTTGGCGCATGCGGAAGCCCGCGAGATCGTGGCGCGCATCGAAGAGAAGCGCGTGATCGTATTGCCGGATGCGCTTTTCGGACAGCTATCGAGCGTCGTGCACGGCGTCGGGATGTTGCTGCTCGTCGAAAAGATCGAAACGGCGTTGCCCGAACGCGTCGGCGAGACGTGCGTGATCCTCGACGGCATTCAAGACGCGGGCAATGTCGGCTCGATTCTGCGCAGCGCGGCGGCGGCGGGCGTCGGCCGCGTCTTCTGCGCGCCGGGCACCGCGTACGCGTGGTCGTCGAAGGTGCTGCGCTCGGGTATGGGCGCGCATTTTCTGCTGGAAATCTTCGAGGACGTCGATCCGGCCGGACTCATCGCGCGGCTCGACGTGCCGGTGACGATCACGGATTCGCACGGCGCCGTCGCCATCTACGATTGCGATCTGTCGTCGCCCGTCGCGTGGGTGTTCGGCAACGAGGGCGCGGGCGTGTCGCAGGTTTGGCGCGATGCCGTGACGCATCGCGTGACCATTCCGCAGCCGGGCGGCATGGAATCGCTGAACGTGGCGGCTGCGGCGGCCATCTGTCTCTTCGAACAGTGCCGCCAGCAGCGCTGA
- the rnhB gene encoding ribonuclease HII, with protein MKAANRSAQRGLDFSSPFDIVCGVDEAGRGPLAGPVVAAAVIFDPAKPRINGLDDSKALSAKKREDLYEKIVDRALAYCIASASVEEIDTINILHASMLAMKRAVEGLSVAPTLVKVDGNRCPVLSIRAEAVIGGDALVKQISAASILAKVTRDRVLCELHEAHPMYGFNVHAGYGTPQHLAALREHGPCEHHRRSFAPVREAHLRFGSVLPDIAPEVIQATAALNADPEAHPF; from the coding sequence GGTCGGCGCAACGCGGACTCGACTTCAGCTCGCCGTTCGACATCGTCTGCGGTGTCGACGAAGCGGGGCGCGGCCCGCTCGCGGGGCCGGTCGTGGCCGCCGCCGTGATCTTCGATCCGGCGAAGCCGCGCATCAACGGGCTGGACGATTCGAAAGCCTTGTCCGCCAAGAAGCGGGAGGACCTCTACGAGAAGATCGTCGATCGCGCGCTCGCGTATTGCATCGCGTCGGCGAGCGTCGAGGAGATCGACACCATCAACATCCTTCACGCGTCGATGCTCGCAATGAAGCGGGCGGTCGAAGGCTTGTCGGTTGCGCCGACGCTCGTGAAAGTGGACGGCAATCGCTGCCCGGTGCTGTCGATACGCGCGGAAGCCGTGATCGGCGGCGATGCGCTCGTCAAGCAAATCTCGGCGGCGTCGATTCTCGCGAAGGTCACGCGCGACCGTGTGCTGTGCGAACTGCACGAGGCGCATCCGATGTACGGTTTCAACGTGCACGCGGGCTACGGCACGCCGCAGCATCTTGCCGCGCTGCGCGAACACGGGCCTTGCGAGCATCACCGGCGTTCGTTCGCGCCGGTGCGCGAGGCGCATCTTCGCTTCGGCTCGGTGCTGCCCGATATCGCGCCCGAGGTCATTCAGGCAACCGCCGCGCTGAATGCCGATCCCGAAGCGCATCCGTTCTGA